The following proteins come from a genomic window of Rhodoligotrophos sp. CJ14:
- a CDS encoding SDR family oxidoreductase, producing the protein MKVLVTGASGLIGGAVCARLAADGHEIIAAVRNPNAPLSMAISRVSVVDMARAVTTEDWRGHLAGIDAVVNCVGVLQDSPREDVTVHATGAEALFKACAQYGIRRLIHFSAIGVDRGTVSPFSESKLRGDEALMALDLDWVILRPSVVLGQPVFGASALFRGLAGLPVVPMMGGTGELQVVQLDQVTETVARLIGPEAPARIVLELVGPERLTMAQIVALYRRWLGWPLARVWRLPDAVGSMLYWLGDQAAKLGWRPPMRSTAQKEVLRGAIGSSDAWTSTTGIAPQGLAAALRETPASVQERWFAKLYFLKALLFVVASLFWIGTGVISLTVGYEIGADLMRRAGAGILAGPSVIAGAIADILVGGAIAYRPYARLGLYAAIGLSLFYAVAGTILLPELWAEPLGPLMKIWPILVLHMVGLAILDER; encoded by the coding sequence ATGAAGGTGTTAGTGACAGGGGCCTCGGGGCTGATCGGCGGGGCGGTCTGCGCGCGGCTCGCGGCCGATGGTCACGAGATTATCGCGGCCGTTCGCAACCCTAACGCGCCGCTCTCGATGGCGATCTCCCGTGTGAGCGTTGTTGACATGGCCCGGGCGGTGACGACCGAGGACTGGAGGGGCCATCTGGCCGGCATCGATGCGGTCGTGAACTGTGTCGGCGTGCTGCAGGACAGCCCGCGTGAGGACGTTACCGTTCATGCGACCGGCGCCGAGGCCCTGTTCAAGGCATGCGCCCAGTATGGCATTCGCCGCCTGATCCATTTCTCCGCAATCGGGGTGGACCGGGGGACGGTTTCGCCTTTCTCGGAAAGCAAATTGCGGGGCGATGAGGCCCTGATGGCCCTCGATCTCGACTGGGTGATCCTGCGACCATCGGTGGTGCTGGGGCAGCCTGTCTTTGGGGCAAGCGCACTGTTCCGGGGGCTTGCGGGCCTTCCCGTCGTGCCCATGATGGGGGGCACCGGCGAATTGCAGGTCGTCCAGCTTGATCAAGTCACAGAGACCGTTGCGCGCCTCATTGGGCCTGAAGCGCCCGCGCGCATCGTGCTCGAGCTGGTTGGCCCCGAGAGGCTGACCATGGCGCAGATCGTGGCGCTCTACCGCCGCTGGCTCGGCTGGCCCCTGGCGCGTGTCTGGCGCCTGCCAGATGCGGTGGGCTCCATGCTCTATTGGCTCGGCGATCAGGCGGCAAAGCTTGGCTGGCGCCCGCCCATGCGCAGCACAGCCCAGAAGGAGGTCCTGCGGGGCGCTATAGGCTCATCCGATGCCTGGACGAGCACGACAGGCATTGCACCGCAGGGCCTTGCTGCAGCGCTTCGGGAGACCCCTGCCTCAGTACAGGAGCGCTGGTTCGCCAAGCTCTATTTCCTCAAGGCGCTTCTTTTCGTGGTGGCGAGCCTGTTCTGGATCGGTACGGGCGTGATTTCGCTCACCGTCGGCTATGAGATCGGCGCCGATCTCATGCGGCGTGCGGGTGCCGGAATTCTGGCCGGCCCCTCCGTGATTGCCGGTGCGATCGCCGATATTCTCGTAGGCGGCGCTATCGCCTATCGCCCCTACGCCCGCCTCGGGCTCTATGCAGCGATTGGCTTGTCGCTGTTTTATGCGGTGGCAGGCACCATTCTCTTACCCGAACTCTGGGCCGAGCCTCTGGGACCTCTCATGAAGATCTGGCCTATACTGGTGCTGCACATGGTCGGGCTGGCGATTCTGGATGAACGCTGA
- a CDS encoding endonuclease/exonuclease/phosphatase family protein has translation MPRLITYNVRRCLGLDGVVSPERIAEVIAAAEPDIVCLQELDVLRQRTGLIDQAQAVADALSMQMLFHATLQVMDEQYGNAILTAEPATLVKVGALPGKRRFLGEPRGAMWARVRIGAEEIHLINTHLGLGWRERLVQVEALLGEDWLGSPDCIGPVFLVGDLNTASRSPIYRKLAQNLRDAQRELPGRSRRTFPSGLPLRRIDHIFTRGDVRIIRADTIRTPVARVASDHLPLAVDFEIGPTNA, from the coding sequence TTGCCCCGCCTCATCACTTACAACGTTCGCCGCTGCCTGGGCCTTGACGGCGTCGTCTCGCCGGAGCGGATCGCCGAGGTGATCGCGGCGGCGGAACCGGACATCGTCTGCCTTCAGGAGCTCGATGTGCTCAGGCAGAGGACGGGGCTCATCGACCAGGCGCAGGCGGTTGCGGACGCGCTCAGCATGCAGATGCTATTTCACGCGACCCTCCAGGTGATGGATGAGCAATATGGCAACGCAATCCTGACAGCGGAGCCTGCGACGCTGGTCAAAGTGGGAGCGCTGCCGGGCAAAAGACGCTTCCTCGGCGAACCGCGCGGCGCCATGTGGGCGCGGGTTCGGATCGGCGCCGAAGAGATACATCTGATCAATACCCATCTCGGTCTGGGCTGGCGCGAGCGGCTGGTACAGGTTGAGGCATTGCTGGGAGAGGATTGGCTGGGAAGTCCCGACTGCATCGGGCCCGTCTTCCTGGTGGGTGATCTCAACACCGCGTCCCGCTCGCCGATCTACCGCAAGCTGGCGCAGAATTTGCGCGACGCCCAGCGGGAGCTGCCGGGCCGGTCGCGTCGGACCTTCCCGAGCGGACTTCCCCTGCGGAGGATCGATCACATATTCACGCGGGGCGATGTGCGAATTATCCGGGCCGATACGATCCGCACACCCGTCGCCCGCGTCGCCTCCGATCATCTCCCTCTCGCGGTGGACTTCGAAATCGGACCCACAAACGCGTGA
- a CDS encoding Gfo/Idh/MocA family protein yields the protein MTEASIVKQPRLGFLGVGWIGRHRMEAIISANIATVAGIADPSPEMMEAARTLAPEAASVSDLDELLDLDLDGVVIATPSAMHAEQSIRALDRGVAVFCQKPLGRTAVEVEQVLATAKRADRLIAVDLSYRYTRGMRHIRELVQSGELGEIYAAELVFHNAYGPDKGWFYDPMLAGGGCVMDLGVHLVDLALWTLNFPAVTEVRGHLLAGGKPLPSHPAEVEDYADATLRLETGAVVRLACSWRLQAGLDASISAAFYGTQGGAALRNVDGSFYDFIAERYSGTARECLASPPDAWGGRAAVDWAMQLAKSPRFDPTAERLLQVSEVLDRIYGR from the coding sequence ATGACAGAGGCCTCGATCGTGAAGCAGCCGCGGCTAGGTTTCCTCGGCGTCGGCTGGATTGGCCGCCATCGCATGGAGGCCATCATCAGCGCGAATATCGCAACGGTCGCCGGAATAGCCGACCCCTCGCCCGAGATGATGGAGGCGGCAAGGACGCTGGCGCCCGAGGCCGCTTCCGTCTCCGATCTCGATGAACTGCTCGATCTCGATCTTGATGGCGTCGTAATCGCAACCCCAAGCGCCATGCATGCGGAACAATCGATCCGCGCGCTCGATCGCGGCGTCGCGGTATTCTGCCAGAAGCCGCTTGGCCGCACCGCTGTCGAGGTTGAACAGGTGCTGGCGACGGCCAAGCGTGCCGACAGGCTCATCGCTGTTGACCTGTCCTACCGCTATACGCGCGGCATGCGCCATATTCGCGAGCTCGTGCAATCAGGCGAGCTCGGCGAGATCTACGCGGCCGAGCTGGTTTTCCATAATGCCTATGGACCCGACAAGGGCTGGTTCTATGATCCCATGCTTGCCGGCGGCGGCTGTGTCATGGATTTGGGCGTTCACCTCGTTGATCTAGCGCTCTGGACACTCAACTTCCCGGCAGTGACCGAGGTGCGCGGCCATCTGCTGGCGGGCGGCAAGCCTTTGCCGTCTCATCCTGCCGAAGTCGAGGACTATGCCGATGCGACGTTGCGCCTCGAGACCGGCGCGGTCGTGCGGCTCGCCTGCTCCTGGCGCCTGCAGGCGGGGCTAGATGCCTCGATTTCCGCAGCCTTCTACGGCACCCAGGGCGGAGCGGCTCTACGCAATGTGGACGGTTCGTTCTACGACTTTATTGCCGAGCGTTACAGCGGAACGGCGCGCGAATGCCTTGCCTCGCCGCCCGATGCCTGGGGCGGCCGTGCCGCAGTAGACTGGGCGATGCAGCTTGCCAAATCTCCTCGTTTTGATCCGACTGCAGAGCGTCTGCTTCAGGTTTCGGAAGTCCTCGACCGCATTTACGGCCGGTAG
- a CDS encoding DUF3008 family protein, whose translation MPAKSKAQQKAAGAALAAKRGEKKKSELKGASKSMEKSMSEKELHEMASTKRKGKPEHASQSH comes from the coding sequence ATGCCAGCCAAATCAAAGGCTCAGCAGAAGGCAGCCGGTGCGGCTCTCGCCGCAAAACGAGGCGAAAAGAAGAAGAGCGAGCTCAAGGGTGCCTCCAAGTCGATGGAGAAGTCCATGAGCGAGAAAGAGCTGCACGAGATGGCTTCGACCAAGCGGAAAGGCAAGCCAGAGCACGCCTCTCAATCCCACTGA
- a CDS encoding DUF2269 family protein — MLYFILKYLHVIGASVLLGTGAGIAFFMLLAHRTDNAAIVAGVARIVVIADFLFTATAVIAQPVTGVLLAWNTGYSLTEGWIVLSIILYIVTGLFWLPVVWMQMEMRNLATTAAMNGTALPARYHRLFKTWFVFGFPAFFAVLGIFWLMITRPLIEGW; from the coding sequence ATGCTCTATTTCATCCTGAAATATCTCCATGTCATCGGTGCATCCGTCTTGCTGGGCACCGGCGCGGGCATCGCATTCTTCATGCTGCTCGCCCACCGAACCGATAATGCCGCCATCGTCGCCGGCGTGGCCCGCATCGTGGTGATCGCCGATTTCCTCTTCACCGCGACGGCGGTCATAGCCCAGCCGGTCACGGGCGTGCTGCTCGCCTGGAATACCGGCTATTCGCTGACCGAGGGCTGGATCGTCCTCTCCATCATTCTCTACATTGTCACCGGGCTCTTCTGGCTGCCGGTCGTCTGGATGCAGATGGAGATGCGCAATCTTGCAACCACTGCCGCCATGAACGGCACGGCCCTGCCAGCCCGCTATCACCGGCTGTTCAAGACCTGGTTCGTCTTCGGTTTTCCGGCCTTTTTCGCGGTTCTCGGCATTTTTTGGCTGATGATCACGCGACCGCTGATCGAAGGGTGGTGA
- a CDS encoding phospholipase D-like domain-containing protein, whose amino-acid sequence MPPDQVAGSIIRPGDNCWCIAQARRASVLVDGAQYFGRLEQALRGARHSITILGWDFDGRIRLSADQSPEVSPPLGQLLRQLVERNPALEVRILVWSMAVLHAPGAPGPLMFGADWQEHPRIHMKLDTHHPIYAAHHQKIVCIDDQLAFVGGMDLTVRRWDDQRHLAVSPVRLGPEGNHYRPVHDIQMLVDGEAARKLCELAHDRWLAATGAARPACPSVSDADLWPEGLAADFTDVPIAIARTMPEMSDQMGVEEAERLTLDALRAAKHSIYIEAQYLTARSVGRVLCEQLERPDGPQILALITYESRGLIERFVMANNRDRLIRHLVDADHYGRFGAYYPVVPNGDQDEPVHIHSKLLIVDDRFLRIGSSNFNNRSAGLDTECDLAIEATDPAMREGIRRIRNGLLAEHLGTSEAEIAAVADEVGLLHGIERINRGRRGIRPFAAMTDNGPKGELFGTALLDPKRPYRLLRFLRPRQNPRLHGRRLHR is encoded by the coding sequence ATGCCACCTGATCAGGTGGCAGGATCAATCATACGACCAGGGGACAATTGCTGGTGCATCGCACAAGCCCGCCGGGCATCCGTTCTGGTGGATGGCGCCCAGTATTTCGGCCGGCTTGAGCAGGCCCTCAGAGGCGCACGCCACAGCATAACCATTCTCGGGTGGGATTTCGATGGGCGCATTCGCCTAAGCGCTGATCAGAGCCCGGAGGTATCGCCTCCCCTTGGACAGCTGCTGCGGCAACTGGTTGAACGCAATCCCGCGCTCGAGGTGCGGATCCTGGTGTGGAGCATGGCGGTACTGCATGCGCCGGGAGCGCCCGGTCCGCTGATGTTTGGTGCGGATTGGCAGGAGCATCCGCGCATTCACATGAAGCTCGATACGCATCATCCGATCTATGCCGCCCATCATCAGAAGATCGTCTGCATTGATGATCAGCTCGCCTTTGTCGGGGGCATGGATCTGACGGTGCGCCGGTGGGATGATCAACGACACCTCGCCGTCAGTCCGGTAAGGCTAGGCCCGGAGGGCAACCATTACCGGCCGGTGCACGACATTCAGATGCTGGTCGATGGAGAGGCGGCGCGCAAGCTCTGCGAGCTTGCACATGATCGCTGGCTGGCGGCAACCGGGGCTGCACGGCCTGCCTGCCCCAGCGTCTCGGATGCTGATCTCTGGCCGGAGGGGCTTGCCGCCGATTTCACCGATGTCCCCATCGCCATTGCGCGCACGATGCCCGAGATGTCCGATCAAATGGGGGTCGAGGAGGCCGAGCGGCTCACCCTGGACGCACTGCGCGCGGCAAAACATTCGATCTATATCGAGGCGCAATATTTAACTGCCCGATCGGTCGGCCGGGTGCTCTGCGAGCAGCTCGAGCGCCCCGACGGTCCGCAGATCCTCGCGCTCATCACCTATGAATCGCGCGGCCTCATCGAGCGGTTCGTCATGGCGAATAACCGCGATCGCCTGATCCGCCATCTGGTCGATGCGGATCACTATGGGCGCTTCGGAGCCTATTACCCCGTGGTGCCCAATGGGGATCAGGACGAACCCGTCCACATCCACTCGAAGCTTCTCATCGTCGATGATCGCTTCCTGCGGATAGGTTCCTCCAATTTCAACAATCGCTCTGCGGGCCTTGATACGGAATGCGATCTCGCGATCGAAGCGACCGATCCCGCTATGCGGGAGGGCATCCGCCGCATCCGCAACGGATTGCTTGCGGAACATCTCGGCACATCGGAAGCGGAGATCGCAGCGGTGGCGGACGAGGTCGGCCTGCTTCATGGAATCGAGCGCATCAATCGAGGCCGGCGGGGCATCCGGCCCTTCGCGGCGATGACCGACAACGGGCCGAAGGGAGAGCTATTCGGTACGGCACTGCTCGACCCGAAGCGGCCCTATCGCCTGCTACGCTTTCTGCGGCCACGTCAAAATCCAAGACTGCACGGACGCCGCCTTCATCGGTGA
- a CDS encoding thiamine pyrophosphate-dependent enzyme produces MPTAADILIETLMDWQVEVIFGLPGDGINGIMEALRTRQGRIRFIQVRHEESAAFMACAYAKWTGKLGVCLATSGPGGAHLLAGLYDAKLDQAPVLAITGTQYHDLIETYTQQDVDLTRVFNDVTVFNGHVTDAAHVENLASLACRSALSKHGVAHLAIANDTQEQALGEAKRSKRNRPGHVPNRWFEGRRIPAEAELESAAQLLNGCNKVAILAGRGALGARAELERTAELLGAPVVKALLGKAVLPDDHPLTTGGIGLLGTLPSQTVMERCEALLIIGSTFPYIEYYPQPGQARGVQIDRDGERIGLRYPVEVGLVGDAAETLRLLNARLVQKQDRSFLKQAQIEMARWRDMLASAESEAQVPLKPQMVARAFGRHIPDGAVIASDSGQNTELAARHVDLREGHAFGVSGALASMACGLPYAIAAGIAFPGRPVCAIVGDGGFAMQLGEFSTAVRYNIPLKVLVIKNNMLNQIAWEQMMFLGNPQFGCELQPIDFAKAAEAMGGRGFTVDRPAMVEQVMEDAFAIEGPVVIEAVVDAFEPMMPPKMPPDYAENFRKALSETRGRAEIEQNLAHEPARTAMSAAEH; encoded by the coding sequence TTGCCGACCGCTGCGGATATCCTCATCGAAACCCTTATGGATTGGCAGGTCGAGGTGATTTTCGGCCTGCCGGGAGATGGCATCAACGGCATCATGGAGGCCTTGCGCACCCGGCAGGGTCGTATTCGCTTTATCCAGGTCCGACATGAGGAATCGGCCGCGTTCATGGCCTGTGCCTATGCCAAGTGGACTGGCAAGCTGGGGGTGTGTCTTGCAACTTCAGGTCCCGGCGGTGCTCATCTGCTCGCCGGCCTCTATGACGCCAAGCTCGACCAGGCGCCGGTATTGGCCATCACGGGTACGCAATATCACGATCTGATCGAGACCTATACGCAGCAGGACGTGGATCTCACCCGCGTCTTCAACGATGTGACCGTGTTCAATGGGCATGTCACCGATGCCGCGCATGTGGAAAATCTCGCAAGCCTTGCCTGCCGGTCGGCGCTGTCGAAGCATGGAGTGGCCCATCTGGCGATTGCCAATGACACTCAGGAGCAAGCTCTTGGCGAAGCGAAACGCTCGAAGCGCAACCGCCCGGGGCATGTGCCGAACCGCTGGTTCGAGGGCAGGCGCATTCCTGCCGAAGCCGAGCTCGAGAGCGCGGCTCAATTGCTGAACGGATGCAACAAGGTCGCCATTCTCGCAGGCCGTGGCGCGCTTGGCGCAAGAGCCGAGCTTGAGCGAACCGCTGAGCTGCTTGGCGCTCCGGTGGTCAAGGCGCTGCTGGGCAAGGCTGTGCTACCTGATGACCATCCCTTAACGACGGGCGGCATCGGTTTGCTCGGCACCCTGCCCTCACAGACTGTCATGGAGCGCTGCGAGGCTCTGCTCATCATCGGCTCGACCTTTCCTTACATCGAATACTACCCGCAGCCCGGCCAGGCGCGCGGCGTGCAAATCGACCGGGACGGGGAACGGATCGGATTGCGCTACCCCGTCGAGGTTGGGCTGGTGGGCGATGCTGCCGAAACCTTACGCCTCCTCAACGCGCGTCTGGTTCAGAAACAGGATCGTAGCTTCCTCAAACAGGCGCAGATAGAGATGGCCCGATGGCGGGACATGCTCGCCTCAGCCGAGAGCGAGGCGCAGGTTCCGCTCAAACCGCAGATGGTCGCCCGAGCCTTCGGCCGCCACATTCCCGATGGCGCGGTGATTGCCAGCGATTCCGGCCAGAACACGGAGCTTGCGGCCCGCCATGTGGATCTGCGCGAGGGGCATGCCTTCGGGGTCTCCGGCGCCCTGGCATCGATGGCCTGCGGCTTGCCCTATGCCATCGCTGCAGGGATCGCCTTTCCCGGCCGGCCAGTCTGCGCGATCGTCGGCGATGGCGGCTTTGCCATGCAGCTTGGCGAGTTCTCGACGGCAGTGCGCTACAACATCCCGCTCAAGGTGCTGGTGATCAAGAACAATATGCTCAACCAGATCGCCTGGGAGCAGATGATGTTTCTCGGCAATCCGCAATTTGGCTGCGAGCTGCAGCCAATCGACTTCGCCAAAGCCGCCGAGGCCATGGGCGGCCGGGGTTTCACGGTCGACAGGCCGGCCATGGTTGAGCAGGTGATGGAGGATGCCTTCGCCATTGAAGGCCCGGTGGTGATCGAAGCGGTTGTCGATGCTTTCGAGCCTATGATGCCACCAAAGATGCCGCCCGACTACGCCGAGAATTTCAGAAAAGCGTTGTCGGAGACAAGGGGCCGCGCGGAGATCGAGCAAAACCTCGCCCATGAGCCCGCGCGCACCGCCATGTCTGCGGCCGAGCATTGA
- a CDS encoding lysylphosphatidylglycerol synthase domain-containing protein: MNTLDQVTSRPAVGASEKRQPAKRKKKSWATWIGIIATCLAAILLWRTLGQYSLSDIIASVRLVPRERLLLAAGFAAASYACLTGFDYLALRYVGRPLPYWQAALSSFTSLSLGHSIGFAGLSSGAIRYRFYSRWGLGAGDVAKLVLFCGATVALGLIVLGGIALILRNDLAVEMTGLSKGVVITAGIGLLGLTALYLALAARLRTPLEIRGWTLSMPSLRLAVGQVVIGTINFALVAACLHQVLAAVADVAYLQTASAYVLANTATMITHVPGGLGVIESVVLFLVPGQSLIGPLLLFRCVYFLGPLALGLITFLVSELVLRPSRR, from the coding sequence ATGAACACACTCGACCAGGTCACCTCCCGCCCTGCCGTGGGCGCAAGCGAAAAGCGTCAGCCGGCAAAGCGGAAAAAGAAATCCTGGGCAACCTGGATCGGCATCATCGCGACCTGCCTTGCAGCGATCCTGCTATGGCGCACGCTCGGCCAGTATAGCCTGTCAGATATCATCGCATCGGTCCGGCTTGTGCCGCGCGAGCGTCTGCTCCTGGCTGCGGGCTTTGCCGCGGCGAGCTATGCTTGCCTCACGGGCTTCGACTACCTCGCCCTGCGCTATGTCGGCCGCCCGCTGCCCTATTGGCAGGCAGCTCTGTCCTCCTTCACCAGCCTTTCCCTAGGGCATTCCATAGGCTTTGCCGGCTTGAGCAGCGGCGCGATCCGCTATCGCTTCTATTCGCGCTGGGGGCTTGGAGCAGGGGACGTTGCAAAGCTCGTGCTGTTCTGCGGGGCAACGGTTGCTCTCGGTCTCATCGTGCTCGGCGGCATTGCCCTCATCCTGCGCAATGATCTCGCGGTTGAAATGACAGGCCTGTCGAAAGGCGTGGTGATCACTGCAGGCATAGGTTTGCTGGGCTTGACTGCGCTTTATCTCGCCCTGGCCGCGAGGCTCCGCACACCGCTTGAGATTCGCGGCTGGACCCTGAGCATGCCTTCATTGCGGTTGGCGGTGGGGCAGGTGGTGATCGGCACGATCAACTTCGCCCTCGTTGCGGCCTGCCTTCATCAGGTGCTCGCGGCGGTGGCCGATGTCGCCTATTTGCAGACGGCCTCCGCCTATGTTCTCGCCAATACGGCGACCATGATCACCCATGTTCCCGGCGGGCTCGGGGTCATCGAAAGCGTCGTGCTGTTCCTCGTTCCTGGCCAGAGCCTGATCGGCCCGCTGCTGCTGTTCCGCTGCGTCTATTTCCTGGGACCTCTTGCACTCGGGCTCATCACCTTCCTGGTGAGCGAGCTCGTGCTGCGCCCCTCGCGTCGGTGA
- a CDS encoding cytochrome P450 — translation MAATLPVTNAAKSDIPRAPEFDSTFALLRDGYEYIAKRRARLERDIFRTRLMLRDVICMGGADAAKFFYDGDRFTRKGTAMPGRVVKLLQDKGSVQMLDGLAHRRRKAMFMSLMGSSSILRLIEQFEQFWQLEAASWPQRQPICLFGEVNRIICRTVCAWTGAPLPSADVGETTRKLSAMIENVAVFGPTYWRTRWWRRQMESWAASLIADARTGRIVLDETMPLMRIAQHEDLDGRPLTQDEAAVELLNLLRPTVAVGHFIVFAAHALHSFPEAAQRLDPNSNQALEAFAQEVRRFYPFFPFIGGLARETTSFQGITIPQGQWVLLDLYGTNHDPALWRDPDRFEPERFRTWNDDPYRLVPQGAGDVFSGHRCPGERITLELTKKAISLLLQMRYRVPAQDLTIRLNRMPTLPESGFIIDNVSI, via the coding sequence ATGGCGGCGACTCTGCCTGTGACCAACGCAGCCAAAAGCGATATTCCGCGCGCGCCGGAATTCGATAGTACCTTCGCACTCTTGCGCGATGGCTATGAGTATATTGCCAAGCGCCGGGCAAGACTGGAGCGCGATATCTTCCGGACGCGGCTCATGCTGCGCGACGTGATCTGCATGGGCGGCGCTGATGCGGCCAAGTTCTTTTATGACGGCGATCGGTTCACACGGAAGGGCACGGCCATGCCCGGCCGTGTCGTCAAGCTGCTCCAGGACAAGGGCAGCGTGCAGATGCTGGACGGCCTGGCCCACCGCCGGCGCAAGGCGATGTTCATGAGCCTCATGGGCTCGTCCTCAATTCTTCGCCTGATTGAGCAGTTCGAGCAATTCTGGCAGCTCGAGGCGGCGAGCTGGCCCCAGCGTCAGCCGATCTGCCTGTTTGGCGAGGTCAATCGCATCATTTGCCGGACAGTATGCGCCTGGACCGGCGCGCCGCTCCCCAGCGCAGATGTTGGCGAGACAACGCGCAAACTCTCGGCCATGATCGAGAATGTGGCCGTATTCGGCCCTACCTATTGGCGGACCCGCTGGTGGCGGCGCCAGATGGAGAGCTGGGCAGCATCACTCATCGCCGATGCCCGAACCGGACGCATCGTTCTTGACGAGACCATGCCGCTGATGCGCATTGCACAGCATGAGGATCTCGATGGACGGCCGCTCACCCAGGATGAGGCGGCTGTCGAATTGCTCAATCTGTTGAGGCCGACTGTTGCGGTCGGCCATTTCATCGTCTTCGCGGCACATGCGCTCCACAGCTTTCCCGAAGCTGCGCAAAGGCTAGACCCCAATTCCAATCAGGCCCTGGAAGCCTTTGCCCAGGAGGTGCGCCGCTTCTATCCGTTTTTTCCCTTTATCGGCGGACTGGCGCGCGAGACGACGTCCTTTCAGGGTATCACCATTCCGCAAGGTCAATGGGTGCTTCTCGACCTCTATGGCACCAATCATGATCCCGCACTCTGGCGTGATCCCGATCGGTTCGAGCCGGAGCGCTTTAGGACCTGGAACGATGATCCCTACCGGCTGGTGCCCCAGGGAGCCGGGGACGTTTTCTCAGGCCATCGCTGTCCCGGCGAGCGCATAACACTCGAGCTGACCAAGAAGGCGATAAGCCTGCTGCTCCAGATGCGCTACCGGGTGCCGGCACAGGATCTCACCATAAGGCTCAATCGCATGCCCACCCTGCCGGAAAGTGGGTTCATCATCGATAATGTCTCGATTTGA